In a genomic window of Sphingomonas koreensis:
- a CDS encoding DUF2312 domain-containing protein — protein sequence MSDSISAEQLRLLIERIERLEEEKKGISDDIKDVYAEAKSTGFDAKTIRTIVRLRKMEKHQLDEQDALLETYRNALGMV from the coding sequence ATGAGCGACTCGATTTCGGCCGAGCAGCTGCGCCTTCTGATCGAGCGGATCGAGCGGCTGGAAGAGGAAAAGAAGGGCATCAGCGACGACATCAAGGATGTCTATGCCGAAGCCAAGTCGACCGGCTTCGACGCCAAGACGATCCGCACCATCGTGCGCCTGCGCAAGATGGAGAAGCACCAGCTCGACGAGCAGGACGCGCTTCTCGAGACCTATCGCAACGCGCTGGGCATGGTCTAA
- a CDS encoding YebC/PmpR family DNA-binding transcriptional regulator encodes MAGHSKFKNIMHRKGAQDKKRSGMFSKLSREITVAAKMGLPDPDMNPRLRAAINAAKAQSMPKDNIARAIDKASKGEGENYEEIRYEGFGPGGVSLIIEALSDNRNRTATNVRTAVSKNGGNLGASGSVSHAFDRVGLINYPASAGDAEKVFEAALEAGAEDVTSSEDGHEIWTASADLHEVAKALEAVLGEAEGAKLAWKPQTMVEVGEEDAATLFKLIDALDDDDDVQTVWGNYEVSDAVMEKLG; translated from the coding sequence ATGGCAGGCCATTCCAAATTCAAGAACATCATGCACCGCAAGGGCGCGCAGGATAAGAAGCGCTCGGGCATGTTCTCCAAGCTCAGCCGCGAAATCACCGTCGCGGCCAAGATGGGCTTGCCCGATCCCGACATGAACCCGCGCCTGCGCGCCGCGATCAACGCGGCCAAGGCGCAGTCGATGCCCAAGGACAATATCGCACGCGCGATCGACAAGGCGAGCAAGGGCGAAGGCGAGAATTACGAGGAAATCCGCTACGAGGGCTTCGGCCCGGGCGGCGTCAGCCTGATCATCGAAGCGCTGTCGGACAACCGCAACCGCACCGCGACCAACGTCCGCACCGCGGTCAGCAAGAACGGCGGCAACCTCGGCGCTTCAGGCTCGGTCAGCCATGCCTTCGACCGCGTCGGCCTGATCAACTACCCGGCCAGCGCGGGCGATGCCGAGAAGGTGTTCGAAGCCGCGCTTGAAGCGGGGGCCGAGGACGTGACGTCGAGCGAGGACGGCCACGAGATCTGGACCGCCAGCGCCGACCTGCACGAAGTCGCCAAGGCGCTCGAAGCCGTGCTGGGCGAGGCCGAGGGCGCCAAGCTCGCCTGGAAGCCGCAGACGATGGTCGAGGTGGGCGAGGAAGACGCCGCGACGCTGTTCAAGCTGATCGACGCGCTCGACGACGACGACGACGTCCAGACCGTCTGGGGCAATTACGAAGTGTCCGACGCGGTGATGGAAAAGCTGGGCTGA
- the typA gene encoding translational GTPase TypA: MNLRNVAIIAHVDHGKTTLVDQLFRQSGTFRDNQRVEERAMDSNDLEKERGITILAKPTSVEWNGTRINIVDTPGHADFGGEVERILSMVDGVILLVDSSEGAMPQTKFVTGKALKLGLRPIVVVNKIDRPDERIQEVLDEVFDLFVSLDATDEQLDFPVLYASGRNGYANEDPTLREGTLEPLFQKIVDHVPPPALDIDAPFTFLVTLLDRDNFLGRVLTGRVTSGKVKVNQAIHALDMDGNVIETGRASKIMSFRGLERVPVDEAQAGDIISLAGLTVATVSNTIADTSVSEAIQAQPIDPPTLSMRFAVNDSPMAGREGTKVTSRMIRDRLLREAESNVAIKVTEAADKDSFEVAGRGELQLGVLIETMRREGFELGISRPRVLFREEDGQKMEPYETVIIDVDEEHSGTVVDKMNIRKAEMTDMRPSGGGKTRITFSAPSRGMIGYHGEFLSDTRGTGIMNRLFEKYGPHKGAIEGRKNGVLISNGSGEANAYSLNTLEERGILFVGHGEALYEGMIIGENAKPEDLEVNPMKAKQLSNVRSSGKDDAIRLTPPKKMTLEQAIAYIDDDEMVEVTPKTIRLRKRHLDPHERKRASRAKAA; encoded by the coding sequence ATGAACCTTCGCAACGTGGCGATCATCGCCCACGTCGATCATGGCAAGACCACGCTCGTCGATCAGCTTTTCCGCCAGTCCGGCACCTTCCGCGACAACCAGCGCGTCGAAGAGCGCGCGATGGACTCGAACGACCTCGAGAAGGAGCGCGGGATCACCATTCTCGCCAAGCCGACCTCGGTCGAGTGGAACGGCACGCGCATCAACATCGTCGACACGCCCGGCCACGCCGATTTCGGCGGCGAGGTGGAGCGTATCCTCTCGATGGTCGATGGCGTCATCCTGCTGGTCGACAGCTCCGAAGGCGCGATGCCGCAGACGAAGTTCGTGACCGGCAAGGCGCTGAAGCTCGGCCTGCGTCCGATCGTCGTGGTCAACAAGATCGACCGCCCGGACGAGCGCATCCAGGAAGTGCTGGACGAGGTGTTCGACCTGTTCGTCAGCCTTGACGCGACCGACGAGCAGCTCGACTTCCCGGTCCTCTACGCCTCGGGCCGCAACGGCTATGCGAACGAGGACCCGACGCTGCGCGAGGGCACGCTGGAACCGCTGTTCCAGAAGATCGTGGATCACGTCCCCCCGCCCGCGCTCGACATCGACGCGCCCTTCACCTTCCTGGTGACGCTGCTCGACCGCGACAATTTCCTCGGCCGCGTCCTCACCGGCCGCGTCACCAGCGGCAAGGTCAAGGTCAACCAGGCCATCCACGCGCTCGACATGGACGGCAACGTCATCGAGACGGGCCGCGCGTCGAAGATCATGTCGTTCCGCGGCCTCGAGCGCGTTCCGGTCGATGAAGCACAGGCGGGCGACATCATCAGCCTCGCCGGCCTGACCGTCGCGACCGTTTCGAACACCATCGCCGACACCTCGGTCAGCGAGGCGATCCAGGCGCAGCCGATCGATCCGCCGACGCTGTCGATGCGCTTCGCCGTCAACGACAGCCCGATGGCGGGCCGCGAGGGCACGAAGGTGACGTCGCGCATGATCCGCGACCGCCTGCTCCGCGAAGCCGAATCCAACGTTGCGATCAAGGTGACCGAAGCCGCCGACAAGGACAGCTTCGAAGTCGCCGGCCGCGGCGAGCTTCAGCTGGGCGTGCTGATCGAAACCATGCGCCGCGAGGGCTTCGAGCTCGGCATCAGCCGTCCGCGCGTGCTGTTCCGTGAGGAAGACGGCCAGAAGATGGAGCCGTACGAGACGGTCATCATCGACGTGGACGAGGAGCATTCGGGCACGGTCGTCGACAAGATGAACATCCGCAAGGCCGAGATGACCGACATGCGTCCCTCGGGCGGCGGCAAGACCCGCATCACCTTCAGCGCCCCGTCGCGCGGCATGATCGGCTATCATGGCGAGTTCCTGTCGGACACGCGCGGCACCGGCATCATGAACCGGCTGTTCGAGAAGTACGGCCCGCACAAGGGCGCGATCGAAGGCCGCAAGAACGGCGTGCTGATCTCCAACGGCTCGGGCGAGGCGAACGCCTATTCGCTCAACACGCTGGAAGAACGCGGCATCCTGTTCGTCGGCCATGGCGAAGCGCTGTATGAAGGCATGATCATCGGCGAGAACGCCAAGCCGGAAGACCTCGAGGTCAATCCGATGAAGGCGAAGCAGCTCTCCAACGTCCGCTCGTCGGGCAAGGACGACGCGATCCGCCTGACCCCGCCGAAGAAGATGACGCTGGAACAGGCGATCGCCTACATCGACGACGACGAGATGGTCGAGGTGACCCCAAAGACCATCCGCCTGCGCAAGCGCCACCTCGACCCGCACGAGCGCAAGCGCGCGAGCCGCGCCAAGGCGGCGTAA
- a CDS encoding toxic anion resistance protein: MATETATAEKTDDLVLTAPEPLKERAPEKMAGLVPVEDAKKTELVARVETFIDDLVAQDVNSPEFGKRVDAITAMGSKEIRDAAGQSNRFLDRPVRAMDKDVGVGKDLAELRRVVEDLDPGKKGNLTQRKKLFGLIPMGNSLRNYFDSYKSSQTHIASILKSLQSGKDELLMDNAAIDVERQNLWAAMGRLEQMIYISKEMDQKLEDKALELDHTDPAKAKAIRETALFYTRQRTQDLLTQMAVTVQGYLALDLVKKNNVELVKGVDRASTTTVGALRTAVTVAQALTAQRLVLDQITALNTTTANIIDSTGNLLKQNTAMVHEQAASSTIPIETLQRAFQNIYDTMDAIDTFKLKALDNMKTTVNVLSNEVEKSKGYIARAEGAAQNQVSGGAEQFKLEAL; this comes from the coding sequence ATGGCGACCGAGACTGCGACTGCCGAGAAGACCGACGACCTGGTGCTGACCGCGCCCGAGCCGCTGAAGGAGCGTGCGCCCGAGAAGATGGCAGGGCTTGTGCCTGTCGAAGACGCGAAGAAGACCGAGCTTGTCGCTCGTGTCGAGACCTTCATCGACGATCTGGTGGCGCAGGACGTGAACTCGCCGGAGTTCGGCAAGCGCGTCGACGCGATCACCGCGATGGGATCGAAGGAAATCCGCGATGCGGCAGGACAGTCCAACCGCTTCCTCGACCGGCCGGTCCGGGCGATGGACAAGGATGTCGGTGTCGGCAAGGACCTGGCCGAGCTGCGCCGCGTGGTCGAGGATCTCGATCCCGGCAAGAAGGGCAACCTGACCCAGCGCAAGAAGCTGTTCGGCCTGATCCCGATGGGCAACAGCCTGCGCAATTATTTCGACAGCTATAAGTCGAGCCAGACGCACATCGCGTCGATCCTGAAGAGCCTGCAGTCCGGCAAGGACGAACTGCTGATGGACAATGCCGCGATCGACGTGGAGCGGCAGAACCTGTGGGCGGCGATGGGCCGGCTCGAGCAGATGATCTACATCTCGAAGGAGATGGATCAGAAGCTCGAGGACAAGGCGCTCGAGCTCGACCATACCGATCCGGCCAAGGCCAAGGCGATCCGCGAGACCGCGTTGTTCTATACCCGCCAGCGCACGCAGGACCTGCTGACCCAGATGGCGGTGACGGTGCAGGGCTATCTGGCGCTCGACCTGGTCAAGAAGAACAATGTCGAGCTGGTGAAGGGCGTCGATCGCGCATCGACCACCACCGTTGGCGCGCTGCGCACCGCGGTAACGGTGGCGCAGGCACTGACCGCGCAGCGGCTGGTGCTCGACCAGATCACCGCGCTCAACACCACCACCGCGAACATCATCGATTCGACCGGCAATCTGCTCAAGCAGAACACGGCGATGGTGCATGAGCAGGCGGCGAGCAGCACGATCCCGATCGAGACGCTGCAGCGCGCCTTCCAGAACATCTACGACACGATGGACGCGATCGACACGTTCAAGCTCAAGGCGCTCGACAATATGAAGACCACGGTCAACGTGCTGTCGAACGAGGTCGAGAAGTCGAAGGGCTATATCGCCCGGGCCGAGGGGGCCGCGCAGAACCAGGTTTCGGGCGGCGCCGAGCAGTTCAAGCTGGAGGCGCTGTAA
- the ruvA gene encoding Holliday junction branch migration protein RuvA encodes MIAHLNGHLAATGIDHAVIDVNGVGYLVGASAKTLAALGSLGEFVTVHTEMLVSEDSIRLMGFASADERNWFRLLTSVQGVGAKVALAILSILSPAEVQTAVARADAAMIARANGVGPKLAQRIVNELKDKAGGIALGGGGVGAAIPAGGAANDAVSAMLNLGFRPAEASNAVNAAMDELGGGASLDALVRLALRKAAK; translated from the coding sequence ATGATCGCGCATCTCAACGGCCATCTCGCCGCGACCGGCATCGATCATGCGGTGATCGACGTGAACGGAGTCGGCTATCTCGTTGGCGCTTCGGCCAAAACCCTGGCAGCGCTCGGCAGCCTTGGCGAGTTCGTGACCGTCCACACCGAGATGCTGGTGAGCGAGGATTCGATCCGCCTGATGGGCTTCGCTTCGGCGGATGAGCGCAACTGGTTCCGCCTGCTCACCAGCGTGCAGGGGGTGGGGGCAAAGGTCGCGCTGGCGATCCTCTCGATCCTCTCCCCGGCCGAGGTACAGACCGCGGTCGCCCGCGCCGACGCCGCGATGATCGCGCGCGCCAACGGGGTCGGGCCGAAGCTTGCCCAGCGCATCGTCAACGAGCTCAAGGACAAGGCCGGCGGCATCGCGCTTGGCGGCGGCGGGGTAGGGGCGGCGATCCCGGCTGGCGGCGCGGCGAACGACGCGGTCTCGGCGATGCTCAACCTCGGCTTCAGGCCCGCCGAGGCGAGCAACGCGGTCAACGCTGCGATGGACGAACTGGGGGGAGGAGCGAGCCTCGACGCGCTGGTGCGGCTGGCGCTGCGGAAGGCGGCGAAGTGA
- the ruvB gene encoding Holliday junction branch migration DNA helicase RuvB, with protein sequence MTDSDRILTASRRPEDVDAALRPKSLDEFVGQRAARDNLRVFIDAARTRGDALDHVLFFGPPGLGKTTLAQIIAKEMGVGFRATSGPVIAKSGDLAALLTNLEDGDVLFIDEIHRLNPAVEEVLYPAMEDRALDLMIGEGPSARSVRIDLPRFTLVGATTRQGLLTTPLRDRFGIPVRLQFYTVEELTRVVTRAAGLLDLGIAQDGAAEIARRSRGTPRIAGRLLRRVRDFANVAGESVVHARAADAALNRLEVDALGLDAMDRRYLTMIADIYRGGPVGVETLAAGLSEPRDTIEEVIEPYLIQIGMIARTARGRCLNAAGWKHLGLNPPAGSQDGLFDGK encoded by the coding sequence ATGACCGACTCCGACCGCATCCTTACCGCATCCCGCCGTCCCGAGGACGTCGATGCCGCGCTGCGCCCGAAATCGCTCGACGAGTTCGTCGGCCAGCGTGCCGCGCGCGACAATCTGCGTGTGTTCATCGACGCGGCCCGCACCCGTGGCGACGCGCTCGACCATGTCCTGTTCTTCGGCCCGCCGGGCCTCGGCAAGACCACGCTCGCACAGATCATCGCCAAGGAAATGGGCGTCGGCTTTCGCGCCACCTCGGGCCCGGTCATCGCCAAGTCGGGCGATCTCGCCGCGCTGCTCACCAATCTCGAGGATGGCGACGTCCTGTTCATCGACGAGATCCACCGCCTCAATCCCGCGGTCGAGGAAGTGCTCTATCCGGCGATGGAGGATCGTGCGCTCGACCTGATGATCGGGGAGGGGCCGTCGGCGCGCTCCGTCCGTATCGATCTGCCGCGCTTCACTCTGGTCGGCGCCACCACCCGGCAGGGCCTGCTCACCACGCCGCTGCGCGACCGGTTCGGCATCCCGGTCCGCCTGCAATTCTACACCGTGGAGGAACTGACCCGCGTCGTCACTCGCGCAGCGGGCCTGCTGGACCTCGGTATCGCGCAGGATGGCGCTGCCGAGATTGCCCGGCGCTCGCGCGGCACCCCGCGCATCGCCGGCCGCCTGCTCCGCCGCGTGCGCGATTTCGCCAATGTCGCGGGGGAAAGCGTGGTTCATGCCCGCGCCGCCGACGCCGCGCTCAACCGGCTTGAGGTCGATGCGCTCGGCCTCGACGCGATGGATCGCCGCTACCTCACCATGATCGCCGACATCTATCGGGGCGGCCCGGTGGGGGTGGAAACGCTCGCCGCCGGCCTCAGCGAGCCGCGCGACACGATTGAGGAGGTGATCGAGCCGTACCTCATCCAGATCGGGATGATCGCCCGCACCGCACGCGGCCGCTGCCTCAACGCGGCGGGCTGGAAGCATCTCGGCCTCAACCCGCCTGCCGGATCGCAGGACGGGTTGTTCGACGGAAAATAA
- the ruvC gene encoding crossover junction endodeoxyribonuclease RuvC, whose product MILLGLDPGLGTTGWGLIRAEGNRLSHLANGQLKTDAKAPLPRRLAHLDAMLAALIADHAPQAAAVEEVFVNSNPQSTLKLAHARGVAIAAAARAGLDVGEYAPRLVKKAVVGTGTAEKAQVHAMVSRLLPGVKIAGADAADALAVAICHAHHLASARALR is encoded by the coding sequence ATGATCCTGCTCGGTCTCGATCCCGGCCTCGGCACCACCGGCTGGGGGCTGATCCGCGCAGAGGGTAACCGCCTCAGCCATCTCGCCAACGGCCAGCTCAAGACCGATGCGAAGGCACCGCTGCCACGCCGCCTCGCGCATCTCGACGCGATGCTCGCCGCATTGATCGCCGATCACGCGCCGCAGGCGGCGGCGGTGGAAGAGGTGTTCGTCAACTCGAACCCGCAATCGACGCTCAAGCTCGCACATGCCCGCGGCGTCGCCATCGCGGCGGCCGCGCGCGCGGGGCTCGATGTCGGCGAATATGCTCCGCGTCTCGTCAAGAAGGCGGTGGTCGGCACCGGCACTGCCGAGAAGGCACAGGTCCATGCGATGGTGTCGCGCCTGCTCCCGGGCGTGAAGATCGCAGGCGCCGATGCCGCCGACGCGCTCGCCGTGGCGATCTGCCACGCGCACCACCTCGCGAGCGCGCGGGCGTTGCGCTAG
- a CDS encoding OmpA family protein, which yields MRIVSRTPKMILPLALLAGVAPASLAQTQENPPADVSIYGSQPAPAEMVKGPEVKGIISARSGDKVQVTTPDGSKTVVAVTDATKIKASGGFLGLGGSKLAAGSLLNGLPVTIKTLQAGDTLVASQINLQNKDLRTANMIHNGTDQRFAEQTAATDALRSRVGDIDQYNVKGTTNVNFDTGKAVLSSQAKADLCAAAQQAEAMDNAVLLVVGYTDSTGSQEFNQTLSEKRASTVINYLQQACKWKPYRVMTPTGMAEADPLADNSTPEGKAQNRRVAVNIMVSKAVDGLQEARLN from the coding sequence GTGCGTATCGTTTCCCGAACCCCCAAGATGATCCTGCCGCTGGCGCTGCTGGCCGGCGTGGCGCCCGCCAGCCTCGCCCAGACGCAGGAAAACCCGCCCGCGGACGTGTCGATCTACGGCTCGCAGCCGGCACCTGCCGAGATGGTCAAGGGGCCTGAGGTCAAGGGTATCATCTCCGCACGCAGCGGCGACAAGGTGCAGGTCACCACCCCCGACGGCTCGAAGACGGTTGTCGCTGTCACCGATGCCACCAAGATCAAGGCCAGCGGCGGCTTTCTCGGCCTTGGCGGGAGCAAGCTCGCGGCAGGCTCGCTGCTCAACGGCCTGCCCGTGACGATCAAGACGCTGCAGGCCGGCGACACGCTGGTGGCGAGCCAGATCAACCTGCAGAACAAGGATCTGCGGACCGCCAACATGATCCACAACGGCACCGACCAGCGCTTTGCCGAGCAGACCGCGGCAACCGACGCGCTGCGCAGCCGCGTGGGCGATATCGACCAGTATAACGTCAAGGGCACGACCAACGTGAACTTCGACACCGGCAAGGCGGTGCTGTCGAGCCAGGCAAAGGCCGATCTGTGCGCTGCGGCCCAGCAGGCCGAAGCGATGGACAACGCCGTCCTGCTGGTCGTCGGCTATACCGATTCGACGGGAAGCCAGGAGTTCAACCAGACGCTGAGCGAAAAGCGGGCAAGCACCGTGATCAACTATCTGCAGCAGGCGTGCAAGTGGAAGCCCTATCGGGTGATGACCCCGACCGGCATGGCCGAAGCAGATCCGCTGGCGGACAATTCCACGCCTGAGGGCAAGGCGCAGAACCGCCGCGTCGCGGTGAACATCATGGTCAGCAAGGCCGTCGATGGTTTGCAGGAAGCGCGGCTCAACTGA
- a CDS encoding heavy metal-binding domain-containing protein, producing MILTTTSTVDGHSVTRYHGIVTAEVIIGANIFRDLFAGIRDIVGGRSGSYERPLKEARRTALEELKAEALALGANGVIGIDFDYEVIGKGGSMLMVSASGTAVSVSGV from the coding sequence ATGATTCTGACCACCACCAGCACCGTCGATGGCCATTCGGTCACCCGCTATCACGGCATCGTGACGGCTGAGGTCATCATCGGCGCCAACATCTTCCGCGATCTCTTCGCAGGCATTCGCGACATCGTCGGCGGCCGTTCGGGCAGCTACGAGCGCCCCCTCAAGGAAGCGCGCAGGACCGCGCTCGAGGAGCTCAAGGCCGAGGCGCTGGCGCTCGGCGCGAACGGCGTGATCGGGATCGATTTCGATTACGAAGTGATCGGCAAGGGCGGTTCGATGCTGATGGTCTCCGCCTCCGGCACCGCGGTCTCGGTCAGCGGGGTCTGA